A genomic window from Lycium barbarum isolate Lr01 chromosome 4, ASM1917538v2, whole genome shotgun sequence includes:
- the LOC132634686 gene encoding uncharacterized protein LOC132634686 translates to MWRGGLSGGNGVATVFLRHFSRKRAPNLRKINPKVPPQEAATIAESLYNLIQQHGPLTHPNTWNRAKEANISGLNSKTHMKLMLKWMRGRNMLKQFCHHVGSSKKFMLSALPEETQINQANNSLEVKIMMEKPPIKGKRLP, encoded by the exons ATGTGGCGTGGCGGTCTGAGTGGTGGAAATGGGGTGGCAACTGTATTTCTCAGGCATTTCTCGCGGAAAAGGGCACCAAATCTTAGGAAGATCAACCCGAAGGTACCACCCCAAGAAGCTGCTACTATTGCCGAATCTCTTTACAATCTTATCCAGCAGCACGGTCCCCTCACCCACCCCAATACTTGGAACCGAGCCAAG GAGGCTAACATTAGTGGATTAAACAGCAAAACACACATGAAGCTAATGCTCAAATGGATGAGGGGTCGAAATATGCTCAAGCAGTTCTGCCACCATGTTGGTTCTAGCAAGAAATTCATGCTTTCTGCCCTACCTGAAGAAACACAGATCAACCAGGCAAACAACTCACTGGAAGTCAAGATTATGATGGAAAAGCCTCCAATCAAAGGTAAAAGACTCCCATAA